Proteins encoded together in one Felis catus isolate Fca126 chromosome B3, F.catus_Fca126_mat1.0, whole genome shotgun sequence window:
- the RPL10L gene encoding 60S ribosomal protein L10-like, translated as MRRRENVRFLLFKALRVLAVAMGRRPARCYRYCKNKPYPKSRFCRGVPDAKIRIFDLGRKKAKVDEFPLCGHMVSDEYEQLSSEALEAARICANKYMVKSCGKDGFHIRVRLHPFHVIRINKMLSCAGADRLQTGMRGAFGKPQGTVARVHIGQVIMSIRTKLQNKEHVIEALRRAKFKFPGRQKIHISKKWGFTKFNANEFEDKVAKKCLIQDGCGVKYVPNRGPLDRWRALHS; from the coding sequence ATGCGCAGGCGTGAGAACGTGCGCTTCCTTCTCTTCAAGGCTCTCCGAGTTCTTGCTGTTGCCATGGGCCGCAGACCAGCTCGATGTTACCGGTACTGCAAAAACAAGCCGTATCCAAAGTCTCGTTTCTGCCGTGGTGTTCCTGATGCCAAGATCCGCATATTTGACCTGGGTCGGAAGAAGGCAAAAGTGGATGAGTTCCCACTCTGTGGTCACATGGTGTCTGATGAATATGAGCAGCTCTCTTCTGAAGCCCTGGAGGCCGCTCGAATTTGTGCCAACAAGTATATGGTGAAAAGTTGTGGCAAAGACGGCTTTCATATTCGAGTGCGGCTTCATCCCTTCCATGTCATCCGCATCAACAAGATGTTGTCCTGTGCTGGGGCTGACAGGCTCCAGACAGGTATGCGAGGTGCCTTTGGAAAGCCCCAGGGCACAGTGGCCAGAGTCCATATTGGTCAAGTCATCATGTCCATCCGCACCAAACTTCAGAATAAGGAACACGTGATTGAAGCCTTACGCAGGGCCAAGTTCAAGTTCCCTGGCCGCCAGAAGATCCATATCTCCAAGAAGTGGGGCTTTACCAAGTTTAACGCTAATGAATTTGAAGACAAAGTGGCTAAGAAGTGTCTCATCCAGGATGGTTGTGGAGTCAAATATGTTCCCAATCGTGGCCCTCTGGACAGGTGGCGAGCTCTGCACTCCTGA